The Polyangium mundeleinium genome contains the following window.
CGACGGCGCAGGCCAGCAGTTGCCGGCGGGTGGAGAGGCCTTGGGACCTGGAAGGGGGCATGCGCGCGCTTGGCTCCGGCCGGATGAGACTGTGGAGGAATGCGCTGCCGTGGACAAGACAAATCCCGCGCGGCATTCGGCGTGGAGGCTTTGCACGAGCGCGTGATTCGGAAGTTGCCACGAAGGGGCGCCGTTGGTATCCATCGCCCCCATGAAACACATCGGCTGGCTGCTCGCGGCGCTGATCCTCTCGAGCGGCTGTAACTCGGCGATCGGCCCGAATCAAGCGGACGGGAGCGATTGCAACATCGTCTTGGACGAGAAAGCCTGCGGCGCGGCGTCGTACTGCGATCCCGGGGACCGCGTGGACGGCAGGTACGCGCGGAGACGCACCTACGGGCTGCTCCGCGACGGGGACCACGCGGTCGGCACCTGCAGGCCAAAGGGCGGCCCCGGCGCGGCGTGTAACGAGACCGAGGCATGCATCAGCAAACGCTGCACGCACGAGACGCCCGAAGCCAAGGGCGTCTGCAAGTAGGCCACGCGCGACGAAGCCCTGTCGAGCGCCTCGCCGAGCTCGATGCAGAGGCTCAGCGCAGCGGGGAAGAGAGCTTCTGGATCATGAGGCTCGTCCGCGGGTACCCCGCCGCGGCGGCGCTGGCCATGACACGCACAACGGCGTGGGCAGGGAGATCCTGGGCGGCAGCAATGAGGATCTCCCCCGGGAAGGGCACGTCGGGACAAATCTGCTGCCACAGCTCTTTCTTGTTCACGAGCAGCGTACGGAGCAACGCCGCGGCCTCGGCGAGCCGTCGCGGATCACGAAACAGAGGCTTCTTCGCCTCTTTGCCATACTGCGTGAACCAGCCGTCGCCGCCGAGCCAGCCGTGCTGCATCCAGATGCCGTTCGTGCCGAGATCGTAGCGGCCGTCCCTCACCGTCGCGCCGGGCGACCACACGACGTACGCGACGGTCGACGCGGCCCCGACGACGGCGCAGGCCAGCAGTTGCCGGCGGGTGGAGAGGCCTTGGGACCTGGAAGGGGGCATGCGCGCGCTTGGCTCCGGCCGGATGAGACTGGGGAGGAATGCGCTGCCGTGGACAAGACAAATCCCGCGCGGCATTCGGCGGGGGGACGTCTTGCGCGCGCGCGTGATTCGGAAGTTGCCGCGACGGGGCGCCGTTGGTATCCATCGCCCCCATGAAACACATCGGCTGGCTGCTCGCGGCGCTGATCCTCTCGAGCGGCTGTAACTCGGCGATCGGCCCAAATCAAGCAGACGGGAACGATTGCAACGTCGTCTTGGACGAGAAGGCCTGCGGCGCGGCGTCGTATTGCGATCCCGGGGACCGCGTGAACGGCAGGTACCCGCGAAGACACACCTACGGGCTGCTCCGCGACGGGAGCCACGTGGTCGGCACCTGCAGGCCGAAGGGCGGCCCCGGCGCGGCGTGCATGGGCCCCGATTCTTGCATCAGCAAACACTGCATGCACAGCCCGACGGAGACGCCCGAAGCCAAGGGCGTCTGCGACTAGGCCACGCACGACGAAGCCCTGTCGAGCGCCTCGCCGAGCTCGATCCAGAAGCTCAGCGCAGCGGGGAAGAGAGCTTCTGGATCATGATGCTCGTCCGCGGGTACCCCGCCGCGGCGGCGCTGGCCATGACACGCACGACGGCGTGGGCAGGGAGATCCTGGGTGGCAGCAATGAGGATCTCCCCCGGGAAGGGCACGTCGGGACGAATCTGCTGCCAGAGTTCTTTCTTGTTCACGAGCAGCGTACGAAGCGCGTCGAGCGGGGGAGGCTCGGAGGCCTCGACGATTTCGGGCGTCTCGGCCACGAGGACGCCGTCGACGGTGACGTGGCGGGGACCCACGACGAGCAGGGGAGCGTCCACCAGGTCCTCGCCATGGAAGGCCGCCGGGAGCCAAGGCAGGCGCGTGGGGCCGCAGCACTCCCCGGAGGCCGAGAACGCGGGAAGCAGGCCAAACGCGTAACAAGCGAGGGGCAAGATGAACGCGAGGATGACGGGCGCGCGCACGCCCGGCAGCGTGCGCCACGCCCGTGGAGGGCATTGAACGAAGCGCAGGGCGATTCGCCGGAGGAGGCGAGGGCCGGGAGGACGGACGACGTGGGCGTTCGGAGCGGGGCGGCGGCGAAGAAGTCGGAGCATGGGACCGGGTGGTGAGACGGTGCGGGCGGGGAAAGATTGGCGCCGACGACGTCGCGACCTTGCCGACGCCGTCGACACGCGGCGACCCCCGCAGTCCGTCGTGACCCGCGCCCCTCGACACGCGGCGACCCCCGCAGTCCGTCGTGACCCGCGCCCCTCGACGCGCGGCGACCCCCGCGGGTCCTCGTGACCTGCGCCCCTCGACGCGCGGCGACCCCCGCGGGTCCTCGTGACCTGCGCCCCTCGACGCGCGGCGACCCCCGCGGGTCATCGTCACCCGCGCCCCTCGACGCGCGTCGACCCCCGCGGGTCATCGTCACCCGCGCCCCTTGACGCGCGTCGACCCCCTTGGACGTCACCCTCCTGCGTTATCGCCGGAGCGATAACACGACCGGCCCAGCGGACACGTCGCCGCAGGTGAGGGAGACGTCGTCGCAGGCCGACATGTTCACGTCGACCACGATGTCCTTGCTCCGGCGGAAGGGCGACGTGCTGGTCGGCATCACGAGGACCAGCGTCTCCTTCGGCTCGCCATCGCATTCGAGGGCGTCTTCGACGGCGACCCCGTCCACCACGTCGCTCCCGGACGCCTGGGCGAGCTGCACGAGGAGGCTCGGGGACATGCTGCTTTTGGGGCACGTGTACACGACCGGAATGCCGAGCAGCGCCCCATGCAGGAATTGGCCCTTGCCGCCCATCTCGATCGC
Protein-coding sequences here:
- a CDS encoding biopolymer transporter ExbD translates to MRAPVILAFILPLACYAFGLLPAFSASGECCGPTRLPWLPAAFHGEDLVDAPLLVVGPRHVTVDGVLVAETPEIVEASEPPPLDALRTLLVNKKELWQQIRPDVPFPGEILIAATQDLPAHAVVRVMASAAAAGYPRTSIMIQKLSSPLR